ACTGCCATTATTTGAATCAACTGTTCTCTTGCCACAGCATCAATGCCCTTCACAATCTGTTTCATATGTCAAAATATAAGAATTGTATGAATCtttctattataatttgattgattacCTCGTCCAAGAGGAATTCTCTAAAGAAGTTTCCCTTCTCCGATAGTATAAACGCTAGTGCAGCTCTAGTTTGGACTGGTTTCTGCAGATCGGTTGTGATCAAAGAAAATCCAGGTAAAGCAGTGTTCCCTTGTCTTTGCAGAAGGCCAAGTTCAGCCATATCCCCATTGAGACTCTCCCCTCCTCCACTTTTGGCTGCACTTATGAAACTCTCAAAGGCTTGCATCACATCTATGAATCTTTCAGCATCAAAAACGCCAGATTTCCCATATATTGTGTACCGAAGAGCAGTTCTTAGACGAGGTGATTCATCTGTCAGCAGTCTCTGCCAACGgattaaataacatatataaatacaaagaCAAAAAAGCTATAACACTTTACTTTTTTGTATCATctgaaaaaagtaaaaaattaaaataaaagtctgCCATATGATTTTCCACACGATTCAAACAATTCTTCTAACTATTTGTTCATTAGCTGAAAATGAGTTTATATGATGTTACATGCTTATAGccagttaaaaatatatatattatcaactACCACAACAATTTTTTCCCACATTgtctattattttatatatatatatatatatatatccaatcaTAAGTATATCACTTCCAGCTGAATAACATATCTAAGGTATCAAATATCCTATTAGAGTCTTAACCACTTCAGGTAATAAAGGAGAATAAATCATGCTTATATGTAAAACAGTAAAAAAGGAGTTTTGAAAAGTCAACATGCTACTAACCTGTGCAATATAAGGATATGCTTCATCTACAATTGCAAATTCAGGATTTCCCACTAAAGCTATGCCCTCTAGCACGCCTATTGCTCTTATTATAAGAGCAAAATAAGGAGGTATCCTGAATGGATAATCAAACGTTATTTGAGCCAAGTCTGATGCCAGCTCTTGAAAGTTGATACTTTTAGCTCCCCCGCCCGCAAGTGCTTGGTCAAAAACCTTGGCTAAGACAGGCAAGATAGGCTCTAAATTTACGCCCTCTGGAATGAATTCAAGTTTCACAAAATCTTTGACAATGGCATCATAATCTCGATGAATGAGATGTGAAATAGCTTCAATCATCCCATATTTCTGATCATCTTTCAATTTAGTGACGAGACCTGTCATAGCAAAATGTAGTCCAATATTTTCTCTTTAGACTACATAAATCACTACATATTAAACACATTCTCAATAATACAGTTTCTCTTTAGCTAGACACCCCGATACacatttattgaaataattcaaataaatatcacTTGGATGCAATCACTAATGCAGGAACAAAAATATTCCATTAAATACAGCGGAAAACACTTACCAAAATCAAGTATAGCCAGCTTTCCATCCGGTGTACGGATTAAATTGCCAGGATGAGGATCAGCATGGAAAAAACCAGTATCAAGCAACTGTATATCAAATAACATGCGAGCTAGGTAATGGAATTTTAGGAAAAACAACAAGGGGAAGGTATTGGAGTCCAAACATCAAAGGTACCTGCTTTAAATAGCATATGACTCCAACATTGACCAGATCTCCAACATCACTGGCTGTACTTTGAGAAAGCTTTTCCCCATCTATCCACTGAGTGGTAAGAACTTTTCTTGATGTATACTTTCTGTAGGTTTTTGGAACAACAACCTGAAAATGGTAttcaaaagagaaaatatatatgacaAACATCTAAATAGACAAGAATTGATAGCAtgattttgtttcttctttcaaAAGGCCCATGTGATGTCTGACATCAGCATAGCCCGATAAAGTTCTCATACGAGCTTACACTTCAGTAATAGTAATAGGAACGTTTGACTGGTACCAACTTACCTGTGGAAGGTCCTTTTTCATCATTTCAGCAAAAATCATGCCATTTTCACCCTCATTCACATAATCCAGCTCCTCGAAAAAACGGGCAGCCCATTCATCGACCAACCCAACCACATCAATAGAGACCTGTATGGTATGTACTGATTTAGACTCAAGGTGAAACTTTCCTCCTTAAGGATAGGATCATAGGACTCAAGAAAAAACATCACAGACACCGTCAAACTAGAAATTCGATAAATATTACCTGAGGAAACTTCCGAAGGAATAATCCTAAATTCCGTATGACAAATAAATCAATTGTGACTGTCTCAAGAACAAATGGTCTCTGCACTTTAACAGCAACCAAATCTCCATTTTCTTTTAACCGTCCTTTGTAAACTTGTCCAAGAGAAGCTGAGCATGAATAATAGTATATGGATGTTAAAGATACCATATCCTAGATTCTGTGACAATTGTAGGACCGCAGTTTCTGAGTTAACTAAAGCTCATAAATACTTGACTGAATAAATATCCATCAAAATCAGAGAACCTCAAGACCTCAAGCTAGATATATGAACATCAAGCTTACCAGCTGCAATTGGAGAAGGACTCAATTCAGAGTAGATGTTAGACCACGGTTCACCCAGCTCCTCCTCTAAAAGAGCCATAGCAATATCATCTGGAAATGATGGGACCTACAAACGTTCATTGAGTGAAAATATCAGCAAGAAAGATCATGACATGCTTTAGTCGGTTACGCTTAAACACCATCTTTCTCATTCTATGCATGGACtttttcaacaacaaaaaaaagttattcCATGTCAAGCTGCATTAATATCCAAATCTTTACCTTATCACAAAGCTTCTGCAACTCAGTCATAGCAACAGGTGACAGTATATCTGGTCGAATGCTTAATGCTTGCCCAAGCTTTATGTAAGCAGGTCCCAAAGATGTTACTATATCTCTTAATTCAATTGCCCGAGCAACTTCATTCTGTCACAATGAGGGAATACACATAAGAAATCAGGTTGGTAACTAAAGTTTTGACAGGAAAAAAGACTgtaaaatcatatattattctCTGTTTCTCAATGAAGTGGCGCTACAATAGATGGTTGGCCAAGTTTCACAACAAGAAGCGAATAATCAGTAGTAATGTGAATATTGTATAGCTCTTATAAGTTATATCAATTCTCTATTAATTTCCATCAGCTAGCAAAGGAACTAACCTCTTTGACCTTCTTATTTATCACATCGAAGATAATACTAGAAAGGAAGCCTCCAGCAACAGATAGCAACTGCACTATCCGAGTTGCAACAACACGTGGCCGTTTACCCCAGTATGCAGAGATGCTAGCAGGATCATATACCGAAGGCAAAGACTCACTAGATTCATTAACCTAAACAAGTAATTATCAGCAGAGAACATCAGCCATCAAATTGAAATCCAAATATTAAGAGTTAGCAATTTTAGAACCTAATTATCAAGAGATAGATAATCATTAATCACCAGTCTTCACTCTTCAACCACATTTAATTTTCCAAACCAAAAGTTTTTTCATTTGATACAACAAGTATACATAGTCTAGGAAGTAAAAACCTCAACAAGACGAAGCTGAATATTCTCATCCGCAAACTGGCTATCTTGAATATTTTGACCTCTAAGACCCCTCATAAGCGATGCCAATTGCTCATCTTCTTCCATCTGTGCTCTAACTCTCTGAATTTCCTTAGAAACGTCTTTCATTCTCTACAAGACAAAATACATTAGGTCAAACGAAgtcataattcaaatttttgcaAAATCGAGGATAGAGATTAAGGAAGCTGAGTAATTCACCGTTGAAACTCCATTTACATCCGGCCTTGCAGATCCATTCACTACTTTCGGAGCTGCCTCGACTGGTTTCGGTTCAGTTGCGACGGCTCTTGTGACGTTCTTCCGTCTTCCACTTCGATTGAGGTTGTCAGGAGACTGATAGATACGAGTCGACGAAAGGAAATTGCGACGGGAAGATAGAGAACGATGAAGAGGATCGATTCCGCAGCAGACGAGCTGAGAAGCTGCGTCCATGACGGAATGAAGTAGATTCTGCCGATATATCGATCAGTCCGGTCACTCCGGCGGCCACTGTTAACAAATGAAGAGAATCTCCGGCACCGGAGAGCAATAGCGATGAAAGATAACCGGCGATCTGTTACAGAAGGAGTGAAGAACATTGTCTATAAGGAAGccataaaagagaaaaaagattcCTTCTGATTGATAGAAAGAAGGACACGTGGCAGAATATGAGGCGGGTAAAATGTGGTCTAAGAAAACAAGATTATTGGTTGAAAGTGGACCTGTTTATTCCGCCgttcatttgaaattttaaaacgatattatacatataaaaaaatataagaataataataataataataataataatataatgttgTCTTTGAGGATTTAACGTGAGGATTAAACcgaatttattattgttttctttttatcaaacCGATCTCAACTGTTTGGTTGGTCAGTTGAACGACATTAAAACTACTTAAttgaacaaatattttaaaaaataatatttaaatatgacataaataaaaattaaattttaaatcgacaataataataagtaatgttttgttaataaactaataatgaTGAGAGAATATAATGAACTTAAAGactattcaaaatattaattattattagtaatagataaatttaatttcataatcgtttaatataatgtttagtaaaataaaatattaatacaatgaatatgtattttgaaaattatgaaaGTGATTCATGAATTATGTTATcgaattttattcataatatttgtaaatatatatataatctattttaacAAATTGTCATTGAATAAAACCGAATAAATcgatcaaattgattttttaaccgtttaaatcGACAAaacaacaatttaaaattttggaaattGACGTGAACGATTTAAATGTACATTTCGATTTactataagtaaaaaaattaataaattatcttcccattcttttatttattatatatgctCATCATTTATAAGCCTTTTATTACACAATTTTGTTAACgtgacaaaaatataaaaatacataaaaaaaacaagtttatacaaaaaaaaaaattaaaaattaatttgcatgcataattttttttattattttatttaattcttttcatccatttttaactttaaaaaaaatcagacatgtttttcatattaaatagaaacaatttttaaaattttttatattgatatataattttcaaaatagttAGGTTTTAACGCAAAAAAAGGCAGAGAGATGCATTCACTATGTAACCcgttgtgtttaattttatttataaatattttaaatgatgctaataaatacataaattaaaataaataaacaaaaaaatcttaacCAAAAATGTGTTTGCCAATCAATCGACCGACATGTAATTATATAGAAGATTTTTAAGATGAATAAAAAAGATAgaggattattttaaaaaaattattatatattagtcaTTACACATCTAATgtaactattataatttttaaaagattagtATATATACATGTGGTAaacatcattttcaaataatcttcaATACATGGTAAACAAAGTTGGGCCGGGAATGGCGAGTCCGTTAGTAGTCATGGACTAAGGTAAAGAATTCATGCAGCCCACtcttacaaaaaatatatatttattgataaagagagagagatttaTTATGAaagtatatttatttgtatttaaattttaaatttgttaaaaatcaattaaaaaaaaagttaataacaaattattttttcatcaattttttacataaaagaATTTATCTAATTGAATGAcatttataccaaataaaattacttttataaataaaaatgactgTGATTATTAATTCTcacaaaatactaattttttagtttttacttttatgaaaatatattattttgtatttaaattttaaatttgtcaaaaatcaatttaaaaagttaataacagttttaaattttttagtttttacttGTATGAaagtatatttatttgtatttaaattttaaatttgtcaaaaatcaattagaaaagttaataacaaattattttttcatacatttttttacataaaagaATTTATCTAATTCAATGAcatttataccaaataaaacaaataactttttagtttttacttttataaataaaaaaaaatgatagtgaTTATTGATTCTcacaaaatactaattttttagtttttacttttatgaaagtatttatttgtatttaaattttaaatttgtcaaaaatcaatttaaaaagttaataacaattttaaattttttagtttttacttGAATGAaagtatatttatttgtatttaaatttgtcAAATATCACTTTTTACATAAAAGAAATTATCTAATTCAATAACATTTataccaaaaaaatcaaataattttttagtttttacttttctaaataaaaaaatatttgtgattaaGTAAAATGGATTTCTCCAAACAATCGttcaaacccaaactcaaaacGGTGAAATCCGCAATCGCAGCGGTAAAATGAGAATTTACTCTCTCTAAAAAACGCATATATGCGTAATTCCTATTCAtttcgataatttttttttataaatttttaaataaacccttgaaatatataaattctttaatttaaatattaaacttggttatataaattatttgaaaaattgttttggtcttttaattttttattttaagataaaaagttataatattttttaaatatataattaaatcttaaattgtattatacttaaaatttgatataatttaatttttattttattttatattttataacttaaattttaatataatatgtttgtttaattaaatatattatttaattattttgttggtatgaattattaatatataattaattttattaaagaaatgagaaaagattgaagttaaatatgtaaagttgataaatatataaataatattaataaggttaaaaagttagtgtaagaaataaatattttaatattatttttctgaGTTTggaaatgaatttttaaattggAGATGAATTAGTGTTTGATATaatgtttactgcattttgggtttgagaatgtaGTTGTGGGTTGAAGAAGATCCTATTATTCAtgaactcattttatttttaaaattataaataagtccttgtaatatttatatcttattaatttatattttttttagtttgtatttttattttttaaatatgaagtctaatgtataaaaaaatatattaattttttatatacttaattttgtatttgtatcgtatattttttacataaaaaaagctaaaatataataaaacaataatttaaagataaaaattatatatccacaataactaaaaatagaagataaaaaaaaaaaattagtttggaTTGATCAAACCCTCTTCAATAAAATccatattaattagtaaaatgattTAGATTACGGGTggaataaatttagtttgaatttaatacgAATCGGACAAAACAGATTAGTTTTACCCGTTTGTTCATCTCTGGTCGTAATAGAGGTAACGGAGTTATAAGGAACGAAATTAAGACAACGAATTTGACGTGGTCCAACagaagagagaaattaaaaaaaatcatactaaattaaaattttaaaaattgttatgtTCGGAAAATGGCTTTGTTCGGGACGAAAGTAAGACCATAAAAATGTCTCGAACATGGTTATGTTAAGGGGTGGGCAAACGGGtgaacccaacccgtattacccaacccatattcaacccaaattaaatttacccaacacataattcaacccatattatttattaatatgggttgggtatgagTTGGATTGAGTATGAGTTGGgtaatccaaattattttattttaatttttttatttaacatgtcaaaaatatgttaaatgtgtaaaacgtgttaaacgtgtcaaaaacgtgaaaaacatgttaaacatgtcaaaaacgtattaaatgtactaaaatgtgaaaaacgtgttaatgtgtgaaaaacgtgtcaaatatgtcaaaaacgtatttaacatgccaaaaacgtgaaaaacatattaaatatgtgaaacacgtgttaaacgtgtgaaaacgtgttaaacatatcaaaaacgtgttgaaatattaaaaatgtgttaaacatgccaaaaatgtgaaaacttatcaaaaacgtgttaacgtgttagttatgttaaaaacgtgttaaacgtgccaaaaacgtaaaaaaacatgtttagtttgtcaaaaacgcgttaaacgtattaaacgtgacaaaaacgtgttattagtatgaaaacgtgttaaaaatgtcaaaaacttgttaaatgtgccaaaaacgtaaaaacctgttaaacatgtgaaaaacatgttttaagtgtgaaaacgtgatataaatattaaaaacgtgttaaacgtgtaaaaaaacgtgttaaacatataaaaaacgtgttaaaatgtcaaaaacgtgttaaacgtgccaaaaacgtgaaaatcgtgttaaacttatcaaaaacgtgttaaatatgtttaaaacgtgttaatcgtgccaaaaacgtgaaaatcgtgttaaacttatcaaaaacgtgttaacatgttaaatatgttacaaacgtgttaaacgtgacaaaaacgtaaaaaacgtgttaaacttgtcaaaaatgcgttaaacgtattaaacatgtcaaaaacgtgttcaacgtgacaaaaacgtgaaaaacgtgttattagtgtgaaaatgtgttaaacatgtcaaaaacgtgttcaacgtgacaaaaacgtgaaaaacgtgttattagtgtgaaaatgtgttaaacatgtaaaaaacgtgttaaacgtgtcaaaaacgtgaaaacgtgttaaacgtgtcaaaaacgtgaaaacgtgtcaaaaatgtgaaaacgtgtcaaaaacgtgttaaacgtgtgaaaacgtgtgaaaacgtgttaaacgtgtgaaaaacatgttataagtgaaacgtgttaaaaatattaaaaacgtgttagatgtgtgcaaaacgtgttaaacatatgaaaaatatgttaaacatgtcaaaaacgtgttcgacttaaagttggaagatgattagtttatattggattaataatagagaattaaactaaatttatataatttgagtaatttgggtaaccctaacccaacccaaattaaactcaacccatactcaacccaatccatactcaacccaacccatattaaccaacccaaattaatattttgggtttgggttaggatTGGGTTTGgataaacccatattatgctcacccctagttaTGTTCAGGATAAAAATTTCTCAACattgtcattttttaaatataattttttttctctcatgcTCATTTGGTTGCCTAAatcatttctttatatatattttaaaaataaaatattttgaattgtaACGTATAAATGTGCTAAAATATAACGGgtcatttaaatttatgagaTCCAAAGTTGGaatccataataataataaaaataatattcctTCTTTGTCAACGaagtccataataataataataataataataataataataaatccaCTCTAATAAATAAAgcatatttattaaagaaagtAGATAAAGGTCATCATCAAACAATCTTCAATAATTCTATATAACATCCATCACATATTTACGGTCCCCAAATCTCCGAGATTAAATCACTATCAAACTTAgtggtgttcaatatttggtctgaatcAAATATCCGACCAAAtttgaattcaccgaattcgaataaatcgaattcgaatttcatttttggttttcgaatcgaatttcaaaccaattcgaattcaaatacggttttcgaattggttttcgagtttgggtttaaaatcgaaaaccaaaccgaaaaccgaattcatttttttattatttattcttccaaacttaacttaagaataagttcaaaataatcaaactagaatattttgaattaagatttataataaaagaaaaaaatgaaacaaaaacacTAGAATAATACCCTACCATAGTATAGACCCCGGGTTCAATTCTTAGTTGGcacattttattttgagtttaaaataaaagaaaattgaattccAATTATTCGAAGTTCAAACCAAATATACCGAATtgaggaactcgaataacccgaaaccgaaccgatgaacacccataatcaaacttataattaattcacataTAAATGTCTAAACTATATTATTTGTACCACTTATATTGTAAAGTTTCCAATATTAaccacatttttttaaaatattttttttcatttcacgATCAAGTCCTCATGGGTGCTCAATTCACATCAAGGCCTCATTGGGTGCTAAATCCTATGCATGTAGGAAGGGCAGGACATTGTTGTGGCTCCGTCTTGGTTGCTGGAGTCCGACTTAAggcttatttgttttttttcacctaaatttttataccccaaataaataaaattaatatatatatatatatataatctcgtAAATAGatcatttgaaatataattttgatttttttttctattctcctACTTTTAGTAAGCTTTAATTAACATGCGTGTCATTTATTTCAAGTAGTCTCATTACTTATTTTATACCATGACTATACATAGACACATGACTACAAACATATCACCATAAATCTATTTGCATGATTAGGATGAGATTAAGTTTTAGACACATGAATAGGTACtcgaataattaataaattattaaataaaatgtaaaaatcctgttttgtaaaattatcaaaaagtttaaagtagAAGCCATCTTTTTAACTGACATGAGGGACAAAGCACTAAATCACTTCCCCGAGTGTAATCAAGTATCTCACCAAAACGAAATTTCTTATACGCATCTTCgaacacaataatttttttctcgaaTTTTCATAAGAAAATCGGATGTCGACTCTAAAAAGAGTCCGAATTAGTCTAACTTTGTCAAACCCTAACTTTTGTTCCTCATCTTTTTTACTGGATTCAAGAGGATTTATGGGGTTCgacaaatatcaatattttaattgtacTCTAAGTTGTACATCTATTTTGGTTACTCATCTCTTTTTATGAGATTCAAGATGAATGTGAATTATGTGATATTGATTATTGtggaaaattttaaaagtcGATTTTTagactttataatttttttaaagactctttgaaatttatttaaaattataaattggatGTAAAAATAAGGTCTATAGAATCCAATgcccaatttttttaaaaatggtccatgatattaaaatataataatcgtttaaacataacaacaaaatataaaatgtcaAAAAGGTTACGTACTCAATAGAacattaaaataagaaagaatacAAACACGTTACTTAACGTGTTATTGAGCTCGTAAATCCTCAAAAAGAACAAATAACTCTCCGACCTACTACACCAATATTTCAAAACGAATATTagaaaacgtcataataataacattattaatgatATACATTGGaagactacgatcattgaaggtttgacgatttctctccaactagATAGTCCACTAGAAAACAATCGagatggtaacccaaatatgtattCCTATCATATGAGTCACTTCAATTCAAACTTCGCAGTAACTATCTAAAGACTCTAACATCATCtagtaaattttaattatactcacaaaagactccaaataTTAGCCACCattgacaatgcaaaagtaagtgacgCACCGATTTCACATCCTTATTACACATATGACTTACCATAATGCAACTTTTACATAATGCCACAAGAATTCTACTAGACTCCTTTTTATAAAATCAGGAGTCTCCTAACCGCCAATTACATAAATCTTTTACAATCCAATAATCCATCTTTCGAATTTTATTCTCACTAACATAATATATGCcataataaattattctcaATAATGACTTTACGACGCTTCTCTCCACACCGTCATTGATTCCATAAATGtttcaatcaataatttttcaatCATTGATGAAATCTAATCGGATTAA
This is a stretch of genomic DNA from Impatiens glandulifera chromosome 4, dImpGla2.1, whole genome shotgun sequence. It encodes these proteins:
- the LOC124936439 gene encoding uncharacterized protein sll0005 codes for the protein MDAASQLVCCGIDPLHRSLSSRRNFLSSTRIYQSPDNLNRSGRRKNVTRAVATEPKPVEAAPKVVNGSARPDVNGVSTRMKDVSKEIQRVRAQMEEDEQLASLMRGLRGQNIQDSQFADENIQLRLVEVNESSESLPSVYDPASISAYWGKRPRVVATRIVQLLSVAGGFLSSIIFDVINKKVKENEVARAIELRDIVTSLGPAYIKLGQALSIRPDILSPVAMTELQKLCDKVPSFPDDIAMALLEEELGEPWSNIYSELSPSPIAAASLGQVYKGRLKENGDLVAVKVQRPFVLETVTIDLFVIRNLGLFLRKFPQVSIDVVGLVDEWAARFFEELDYVNEGENGMIFAEMMKKDLPQVVVPKTYRKYTSRKVLTTQWIDGEKLSQSTASDVGDLVNVGVICYLKQLLDTGFFHADPHPGNLIRTPDGKLAILDFGLVTKLKDDQKYGMIEAISHLIHRDYDAIVKDFVKLEFIPEGVNLEPILPVLAKVFDQALAGGGAKSINFQELASDLAQITFDYPFRIPPYFALIIRAIGVLEGIALVGNPEFAIVDEAYPYIAQRLLTDESPRLRTALRYTIYGKSGVFDAERFIDVMQAFESFISAAKSGGGESLNGDMAELGLLQRQGNTALPGFSLITTDLQKPVQTRAALAFILSEKGNFFREFLLDEIVKGIDAVAREQLIQIMAVLGFGNGIPRVFSMIPTFGPVKPVALLPTITQEDRIILNNVQKIIEFLTAGSSASWSPNKGPTNVAQVVQELLPILPGLTVNVLPEIMGRLSSRIMARLVRDAFL